One window of the candidate division KSB1 bacterium genome contains the following:
- a CDS encoding glycoside hydrolase family 9 protein, with product MFNKMLCAHLTLAPVLLVIGIAAGQDAIRLNQIGFYPTGPKFAVAVGAAGGRFYVLTRDQGDTLLAGTLGTPRLWPHSGESVQLIDFTSLQQPGEYLIVVPGLGSSPPFTIGNHVHQTVTVMALKSYYFQRASTPLLEPFAGKWRRPAGHPDTQVWVHPSAASAARPVNTILSSARGWYDAGDYNKYIVNSGISTYTLLAAYEHFPAYFRALAVNIPESANRLPDILDEALWNLAWMLTMQDPNDGGVYHKLTTANFSGFVMPHQDTARRYVVQKSTAATLDFAAVMAQASRIFADFSAEMPGFAQTCLQAGLAAWRWARRNPNVRYDQHALNAAYDPDITTGEYGDGSTMDELRWAAAELFITTQADSFLAAANPLAGPFGVPAWPNVNTLGIYSLAFHRARVGAALDTNAVKAILLHLAGSLRAAANASAYRVAMGISNSDFVWGSNGIAANQGMALVQACRLTGDVSFLEAAVHHLDYLLGRNATGYCFMTGAGEKSPRHPHHRPSQADGIAEPVPGLLVGGPNGNARNDDGGSCPAYLGPERARMYLDNVCSYATNENAINWNAPLVYLAGAIEALYSPTGRPNPTTVSEPREGASPRAFGLLPNYPNPFNPSTQIRYALPVAGWVEFGIYNATGQLIRRLQQATLPAGYHTVRWNADTDSGHRVASGIYFACLRFQASGRVWHDLMKMLLLR from the coding sequence ATGTTTAACAAAATGCTGTGTGCCCATCTGACGCTCGCACCCGTTCTGCTTGTCATCGGCATTGCTGCCGGACAGGATGCCATTCGCTTGAATCAAATCGGCTTTTATCCCACCGGCCCGAAATTCGCCGTTGCTGTGGGGGCAGCGGGCGGGAGGTTTTACGTCCTCACGCGTGATCAGGGTGACACGCTGCTCGCCGGCACGCTGGGGACGCCGCGCCTGTGGCCGCATTCCGGCGAATCCGTCCAGTTGATCGATTTCACCTCTTTGCAACAGCCGGGCGAATACCTCATCGTGGTGCCGGGTTTGGGAAGCTCGCCCCCTTTCACCATCGGCAACCATGTTCATCAAACCGTGACGGTGATGGCGTTGAAGTCCTACTATTTTCAACGCGCCTCGACGCCCCTACTCGAACCCTTTGCCGGAAAATGGCGACGGCCGGCCGGCCATCCCGATACGCAGGTGTGGGTGCATCCTTCAGCAGCCAGCGCTGCGCGGCCGGTCAACACCATCCTTTCCTCTGCCCGGGGCTGGTATGACGCGGGCGATTACAACAAGTACATCGTCAACTCCGGCATCAGCACCTACACGCTGCTGGCGGCCTACGAACATTTCCCCGCGTATTTTCGCGCGCTGGCTGTCAACATCCCGGAGAGTGCCAACCGCCTGCCCGACATTCTCGATGAAGCGTTGTGGAATCTCGCCTGGATGCTGACGATGCAGGATCCCAATGATGGTGGCGTCTATCACAAGCTCACCACCGCCAATTTCAGCGGCTTTGTCATGCCGCATCAGGACACGGCGCGGCGCTACGTGGTGCAGAAGAGCACCGCCGCCACGCTCGATTTTGCCGCGGTGATGGCACAGGCCAGCCGCATCTTCGCCGATTTCAGCGCCGAGATGCCCGGCTTTGCGCAAACCTGTCTGCAGGCCGGCCTGGCGGCCTGGCGCTGGGCCCGCCGCAATCCCAATGTGCGCTACGATCAGCACGCGCTCAATGCGGCCTATGATCCCGACATCACCACCGGTGAATATGGCGACGGCAGCACCATGGACGAGCTGCGCTGGGCCGCCGCGGAGTTGTTCATCACCACCCAAGCCGACAGCTTTCTGGCTGCCGCCAATCCGCTGGCGGGACCGTTTGGCGTGCCCGCGTGGCCGAACGTCAATACGCTGGGGATTTATTCGCTGGCGTTTCATCGTGCCCGGGTGGGTGCTGCGTTGGATACCAATGCGGTCAAAGCCATTCTGTTGCATCTTGCCGGCAGTCTGCGCGCGGCTGCCAATGCTTCCGCATATCGCGTGGCGATGGGCATTTCGAACAGCGACTTTGTGTGGGGCAGCAACGGCATTGCCGCCAACCAGGGCATGGCGCTGGTGCAAGCCTGCCGCCTCACCGGAGATGTCTCCTTTCTGGAAGCGGCAGTGCACCATCTCGATTACCTGCTGGGCCGCAATGCCACCGGCTATTGTTTCATGACCGGTGCGGGTGAAAAATCCCCCCGGCATCCGCATCACCGCCCGTCGCAGGCGGACGGCATTGCCGAGCCGGTTCCTGGTTTGCTGGTGGGTGGGCCCAACGGCAATGCGCGCAACGATGACGGGGGGAGTTGTCCGGCCTACCTTGGGCCGGAACGCGCACGCATGTACCTCGACAACGTGTGCAGCTATGCCACCAATGAGAACGCCATCAACTGGAACGCGCCACTGGTGTATCTCGCCGGTGCGATCGAAGCCTTGTATTCGCCCACCGGCCGGCCCAATCCCACCACCGTCTCAGAACCACGAGAAGGCGCCTCGCCGCGCGCTTTTGGTTTGCTGCCGAACTACCCCAATCCATTCAATCCTTCCACCCAAATCCGCTATGCCTTGCCGGTTGCAGGCTGGGTTGAGTTTGGCATCTACAACGCCACCGGCCAGTTGATTCGGCGCCTGCAGCAGGCCACGCTGCCGGCGGGGTATCATACGGTCAGGTGGAATGCCGATACCGACAGCGGCCACCGGGTTGCGAGCGGCATTTATTTCGCCTGCCTGCGCTTTCAGGCCAGCGGCCGGGTCTGGCATGATTTGATGAAGATGCTCTTGCTGCGCTGA